Proteins from one Niallia circulans genomic window:
- a CDS encoding chemotaxis protein CheX, producing the protein MTITRSATEILNGTIDSVKNVIPFELTIDKPTLVTAPYQQKSLGVLIGLTGDFRGRVIIDGNQEVFGKIGEAMFGMALEGEMLDSFSGELGNMIAGNLTTFVSKNGIAMDITPPTVLVGETKMYGFDKALSLKVTLADTGTLYIILMLEV; encoded by the coding sequence TTGACAATCACAAGAAGCGCAACAGAAATATTAAACGGGACTATTGATTCAGTTAAGAATGTAATCCCCTTTGAACTAACAATTGATAAACCAACTTTAGTAACGGCACCATATCAGCAGAAATCTTTAGGAGTGCTTATTGGTCTGACAGGTGACTTCCGTGGAAGAGTCATTATAGATGGAAATCAAGAAGTTTTCGGTAAAATCGGTGAAGCAATGTTTGGAATGGCTCTTGAAGGAGAAATGCTTGATTCTTTTTCTGGAGAGCTTGGAAATATGATTGCAGGTAACCTGACTACTTTTGTATCAAAAAATGGAATTGCAATGGATATTACCCCTCCGACGGTTTTGGTAGGAGAGACAAAAATGTATGGCTTTGACAAGGCTTTAAGCCTTAAAGTAACATTAGCTGACACAGGCACACTTTATATTATTTTGATGCTTGAAGTATAA